A single region of the Oleispira antarctica RB-8 genome encodes:
- a CDS encoding Peroxiredoxin family protein/glutaredoxin, whose protein sequence is MTTLTDRTGLTVPQVTWPTRQGDEWVNVTTDDVFKGKTVAVFSLPGAFTPTCSSTHLPRYNELASVFKANGVDEIVCISVNDTFVMNAWLADQEASNIRVIPDGTGAFTDGMGMLVDKSDIGFGKRSWRYSMLVKDGVIDQMFIEPQKPGDPFEVSDADTMLGYINADAKAPESVCVISKPGCPFCAKAKEDLNAAGMAYEEISLGKDASLTSLRAISGKETVPQIFINGQHIGGSKELDVYLAK, encoded by the coding sequence ATGACGACATTAACAGACCGCACTGGCTTGACCGTTCCACAAGTTACTTGGCCAACTCGCCAAGGCGATGAATGGGTAAACGTTACCACTGATGACGTTTTCAAAGGCAAAACTGTTGCGGTATTTTCACTACCGGGGGCTTTTACTCCAACCTGCTCTTCTACACATTTACCTCGTTATAACGAGCTTGCTAGCGTATTTAAAGCAAATGGCGTCGATGAAATTGTTTGTATCAGTGTCAACGATACGTTTGTTATGAATGCATGGTTAGCTGATCAAGAAGCCAGTAATATTCGTGTAATTCCAGATGGCACTGGTGCATTCACTGATGGCATGGGCATGCTAGTTGATAAATCTGATATAGGATTTGGCAAGCGTAGCTGGCGCTACAGTATGTTGGTAAAAGATGGTGTTATCGACCAAATGTTTATTGAGCCACAAAAGCCAGGCGACCCTTTTGAAGTATCGGATGCTGATACTATGCTTGGTTACATCAACGCTGATGCAAAAGCCCCAGAATCTGTTTGCGTTATTAGCAAGCCGGGTTGTCCTTTCTGCGCTAAAGCGAAAGAAGACTTGAATGCTGCGGGAATGGCATACGAAGAAATATCACTCGGTAAAGATGCAAGTCTTACCTCTTTGCGTGCAATATCAGGTAAAGAAACAGTACCTCAGATCTTTATTAACGGCCAACACATTGGTGGCAGTAAAGAGCTAGACGTTTACTTAGCCAAGTAA